A stretch of Treponema vincentii F0403 DNA encodes these proteins:
- a CDS encoding phosphoribosyltransferase: MSKEFLSYDTVRNNGFRLARQIWEDGFTPDVIYVSLRGGSSLGNAIHEWFKLVNKDVKPILYAAVVAHSYSDANQQSKMMIDGWTYSPEHLRSGDKILLVDDIFDSGATINYLVSAFLEKGIPRRDIKIAVHDYKVFHNRKNSEPIQPDYWCRKHDIYDDKDSQWIHYMSHELTGLTQEELEEHYYAQYPELREIFKGVL; the protein is encoded by the coding sequence ATGAGCAAGGAATTTTTATCCTATGATACGGTCCGTAATAACGGATTCCGTTTGGCGCGCCAAATTTGGGAAGACGGCTTTACTCCTGATGTGATATACGTTTCATTACGGGGCGGTTCATCGTTGGGGAATGCCATTCATGAATGGTTTAAGTTGGTGAATAAAGATGTGAAGCCTATTTTGTATGCTGCTGTTGTCGCTCATTCTTATTCCGATGCCAATCAACAATCAAAGATGATGATTGACGGGTGGACGTATTCTCCCGAACACTTGAGAAGCGGTGATAAAATATTGTTAGTTGACGATATTTTTGATAGCGGTGCTACCATTAACTATCTTGTATCGGCTTTCTTGGAAAAAGGCATTCCGCGGCGTGATATAAAGATAGCGGTACATGATTATAAAGTTTTCCATAATAGAAAAAACAGCGAACCTATTCAACCGGATTATTGGTGTAGAAAGCACGATATTTATGACGATAAAGACAGTCAGTGGATCCATTATATGAGCCATGAGCTAACCGGTTTAACACAGGAAGAACTGGAAGAACACTACTACGCGCAATATCCCGAATTACGCGAAATTTTTAAGGGTGTTTTATAA
- a CDS encoding phosphodiester glycosidase family protein encodes MLQIYSASSGYARVRYRNKLSTETLPLLLLLVLLCCLSGCAATPIARSDAPYQPSAAEIRWRSLSPGIEAADIADPQLPLIVHIVKINLLNPSVSVITSEAALFKNTRGRIRGETTRDFALRHNTIAAFNAAPFKTNSLLFSIYRTIVGIHITDFRRMSMPNERYGALLFYKDKTARIIGSQTEDALSADVRYAVGGFWTILRNGTIVPQKLHRRDSRTAVGLADSGKTLFVAAVEGENKRKSRGLSFEETAMLMQTLGADDALQLDGGSSSTLVLQENGEQHIVAPTLGLNIHIRVASNIGIIVE; translated from the coding sequence ATGTTACAAATATATTCCGCGTCCTCCGGATATGCGAGGGTACGCTATCGGAATAAGCTATCTACAGAAACGCTTCCGCTTCTCCTGTTACTTGTATTGCTGTGCTGCCTTTCGGGATGTGCCGCTACCCCTATAGCCCGCTCTGATGCGCCGTATCAGCCTTCTGCCGCAGAAATACGCTGGCGTAGCCTGTCTCCGGGTATTGAAGCCGCCGATATAGCCGATCCGCAATTACCGCTCATCGTTCATATCGTAAAAATAAATTTACTCAATCCGTCGGTTTCCGTCATAACCTCGGAAGCGGCTCTTTTTAAAAACACCCGAGGCCGTATCCGCGGCGAAACGACACGGGACTTTGCACTGAGGCACAATACAATCGCAGCCTTTAACGCCGCTCCGTTCAAAACGAACTCGCTGCTTTTCAGCATATACCGTACCATCGTCGGCATTCATATTACGGATTTCCGCCGGATGAGTATGCCGAACGAACGCTATGGCGCATTGCTTTTTTATAAAGATAAAACCGCCCGCATTATCGGCTCTCAAACGGAGGATGCCCTATCGGCGGACGTCCGCTATGCCGTAGGGGGCTTTTGGACAATTCTCCGAAACGGTACTATAGTCCCTCAAAAGCTTCACCGCCGCGATTCCCGAACCGCCGTAGGACTTGCCGATAGCGGTAAAACGCTCTTTGTCGCAGCGGTAGAAGGGGAAAATAAACGGAAAAGCCGAGGCCTTTCGTTTGAAGAAACGGCAATGCTGATGCAAACCTTAGGAGCTGATGACGCACTGCAACTTGACGGCGGCAGTTCAAGCACGCTGGTATTGCAGGAAAACGGCGAACAGCACATCGTTGCCCCGACCCTCGGCCTAAATATCCATATCCGTGTTGCAAGTAACATCGGTATTATCGTTGAATAA
- a CDS encoding nitroreductase family protein — protein sequence MNAVIDALLTRVSVRKFTDQKIEDEKLKLIADCAKAAPSGKNRQARKFTIVHNREKIQELAQAIAKVHNRSDYRIYDCDAILLISFAENDIYGQCDSSCAIENTYLAAEALGLGAVWINQLRDKCNEPDIRKVLDSFHIPSNHVICGFVALGYPAEKPAPKERTEPVEFIQ from the coding sequence ATGAATGCAGTGATCGATGCGCTTTTAACACGGGTAAGCGTACGTAAATTTACCGATCAAAAAATTGAAGATGAAAAGTTAAAGCTCATTGCCGATTGTGCAAAGGCAGCTCCTTCAGGTAAAAACAGACAGGCACGGAAATTTACGATTGTACATAATCGGGAAAAAATTCAAGAACTCGCTCAAGCAATCGCAAAAGTACATAACCGCAGCGATTACCGGATATATGATTGCGATGCCATCCTTTTAATCAGCTTTGCGGAGAATGACATATACGGACAATGCGACTCCTCCTGTGCAATCGAAAACACGTATCTGGCAGCGGAAGCTCTCGGGCTGGGCGCCGTATGGATTAACCAACTGCGTGATAAATGCAACGAACCGGATATCAGAAAGGTTCTTGACTCCTTCCATATTCCCTCCAACCATGTAATATGCGGATTTGTCGCCTTGGGATATCCTGCAGAGAAACCTGCCCCAAAAGAAAGAACGGAACCGGTAGAATTTATACAATAG
- a CDS encoding NAD(P)H-dependent glycerol-3-phosphate dehydrogenase: protein MNEKIAILGAGAWGTATACALARSGNRVMLWSRSADVCSSINTEHINTKYLPGYPLPASISASPDMQEVCKDAAVVFLASPSLYLMDTVKQLLTFPPFSIDTGTQSYPLIAVLTKGFIPDEQGEPHLIIEALENKLPDFYRDHLVYVAGPSHGEEVAAGKLTGLIAASKNPLSSIRCREILKSRSLLVYSSLDIVGVQVCAATKNVIAIAFGLLDALIEGSDFFGDNTESLLLAAGLNEIQIIGRAMGATHPETFTSISGIGDLDVTCRSKYGRNRKFGREIITADILRPFTGIDDLMAHIGTIGYLPEGIAACYYLSKIAVKYDLKLPLCSGLYRMLNKELGYTEFLEDLLSGTKN, encoded by the coding sequence ATGAATGAAAAAATCGCTATCCTCGGAGCAGGGGCATGGGGAACGGCAACAGCCTGTGCCCTTGCACGGAGCGGCAATCGTGTTATGCTGTGGAGCCGAAGTGCCGACGTATGCTCATCTATCAACACCGAGCATATAAACACAAAGTATTTGCCGGGCTATCCGCTCCCCGCTTCCATTTCCGCTTCGCCGGACATGCAAGAAGTATGTAAGGATGCTGCGGTCGTTTTTTTAGCAAGTCCCTCGCTCTATTTAATGGATACGGTAAAACAGCTTCTAACATTTCCTCCTTTCAGTATTGATACGGGAACACAATCATATCCGCTTATCGCAGTGCTCACCAAAGGATTTATCCCCGATGAACAAGGGGAGCCTCACTTAATCATCGAAGCGCTTGAAAACAAGTTACCCGATTTTTACAGGGATCACCTCGTATATGTCGCAGGGCCAAGCCACGGCGAAGAGGTTGCGGCGGGAAAATTAACCGGCCTGATTGCAGCATCGAAAAATCCGCTCAGCTCCATCCGCTGCCGCGAGATTCTTAAATCGCGCAGCCTGCTGGTATACTCAAGTCTTGATATTGTAGGCGTACAGGTATGCGCCGCAACCAAAAACGTCATCGCTATCGCTTTCGGCCTCCTCGATGCGCTTATCGAAGGTTCCGACTTTTTTGGAGACAATACCGAATCACTTTTGTTGGCGGCAGGTCTAAACGAAATTCAAATTATCGGACGAGCGATGGGAGCAACACATCCTGAAACATTTACATCGATTTCCGGCATCGGCGACCTTGACGTTACCTGCCGCAGCAAATACGGCAGAAACCGCAAATTCGGCCGCGAAATTATTACCGCAGATATTTTACGCCCCTTTACCGGCATCGATGACCTTATGGCGCACATCGGAACAATAGGCTATTTACCGGAAGGAATCGCCGCCTGTTATTATCTCAGCAAAATCGCCGTAAAATACGACCTAAAACTGCCGCTTTGTTCGGGGCTTTACCGGATGCTCAACAAAGAACTGGGCTATACGGAATTCCTCGAGGACTTGCTGAGCGGAACCAAGAACTAG
- the trhA gene encoding PAQR family membrane homeostasis protein TrhA yields the protein MAQINTKRYTTGEEIVNAITHGIGVLLSIAGLVLLIIRAIRYAPEEYRARCIVGFTIFGASLIILYLFSTLYHALPLGTKKVFGIFDHCSIYVLIAGTYTAYCLTALRGAVGWAIFGVIWGLAVVGIVLYAVFGSRVRVLSVVTYIPMGWLIIFAGKPLKEQLPLVSFRFLILGGVLYTVGCVFYAMKKIKWMHGVWHLFVLAGSLMHFFSIYYSI from the coding sequence ATGGCACAGATAAATACGAAACGGTATACGACAGGCGAAGAAATTGTCAATGCAATAACGCATGGTATCGGTGTTCTGCTTTCTATTGCAGGGTTGGTGCTTCTTATTATTCGGGCTATTCGATATGCACCTGAAGAATATCGAGCGCGATGTATTGTCGGATTTACTATTTTCGGTGCTTCATTAATTATTTTATATTTGTTTTCTACGCTTTATCATGCCTTACCGCTCGGTACTAAAAAAGTATTCGGTATATTTGATCACTGTTCGATTTATGTCCTTATTGCCGGAACCTACACCGCCTACTGTCTTACTGCGTTGCGGGGTGCCGTCGGCTGGGCTATCTTCGGTGTCATTTGGGGGCTTGCCGTAGTCGGTATTGTGCTTTATGCCGTGTTCGGCAGCAGGGTACGCGTCTTGTCAGTTGTTACCTATATTCCGATGGGGTGGCTTATTATATTTGCCGGGAAACCGCTTAAAGAACAGCTCCCTTTGGTAAGCTTCCGGTTCTTAATTTTAGGTGGAGTACTTTACACTGTCGGCTGTGTCTTTTATGCAATGAAAAAAATAAAGTGGATGCACGGCGTTTGGCACTTATTTGTACTCGCCGGAAGCCTCATGCACTTCTTTTCTATTTATTACAGCATATAG
- the rpmE gene encoding 50S ribosomal protein L31: protein MKKDIHPNYAETTITCACGNVIQTRSTVKDIKVEICSACHPFFTGKQKLVDTAGRIDRFKKRYNIKD from the coding sequence ATGAAAAAAGATATTCATCCTAACTATGCGGAAACAACGATTACGTGCGCATGCGGAAATGTTATTCAAACCCGTTCTACAGTGAAAGATATTAAAGTTGAAATTTGTTCTGCTTGCCATCCTTTCTTTACCGGCAAGCAGAAGCTGGTAGACACTGCGGGACGCATCGACCGCTTTAAGAAACGCTATAATATTAAAGACTAA
- the rho gene encoding transcription termination factor Rho: MNLEQQAESTAAIETDRAAHQAENDAEHFAGSDEAPEKKLVVRSRMRKKSTGDGSVPEVEKKTRRQSSMRRTYNRAPDATSVADGNSGSEDNENKLKLVINDLTRMGMHALRDLAAQYGIPHEDMVAMKKQEIIFFILKHHTENGGIIFASGALEILPDGYGFLRSPQNSYLSGSDDIYISPSQIRLFNLKTGDTVYGQIRSPKEGERFFALLRVESVNFEDVSVAQSRIPFDNLTPLYPREKLNLETTSELYSTRIMDLFCPIGKGQRSLIVAPPRTGKTILMQQIANAITQNHPEVYLIVLLIDERPEEVTDMERTVHGEVISSTFDEQATRHVQVAEMVLEKAKRLVEHKKDVVILLDSITRLARAYNQTVPTSGKVLSGGVDSNALHKPKRFFGAARNIEEGGSLTIIATALIETGSRMDEVIFEEFKGTGNMEINLDRRLSDRRIFPAINIKKSGTRKEELLINEADLQRIWLLRKVINPMDDLEIMDLLLDKMKKSKNNEVFLKLMNSGTMQ, from the coding sequence TTGAATCTTGAACAACAGGCGGAGAGTACTGCGGCCATTGAAACTGATCGGGCTGCACACCAAGCAGAAAATGATGCGGAACATTTTGCCGGTTCTGATGAGGCGCCGGAAAAGAAATTAGTTGTGCGGTCTCGTATGCGTAAAAAATCAACCGGCGATGGAAGTGTTCCGGAGGTAGAGAAAAAGACACGCCGCCAATCTTCTATGCGGCGAACGTATAATCGGGCACCGGATGCCACCTCTGTTGCAGACGGAAATAGCGGTTCCGAAGATAATGAAAACAAGTTGAAACTGGTTATTAACGATTTAACACGCATGGGAATGCATGCGCTGCGCGATTTGGCGGCACAATACGGTATACCGCATGAAGATATGGTAGCGATGAAGAAACAGGAAATTATCTTTTTTATCCTGAAACATCATACCGAAAACGGCGGTATTATTTTTGCCTCAGGCGCCTTGGAAATTCTACCGGACGGATACGGCTTTTTACGTTCGCCGCAGAATAGCTATTTATCCGGTTCCGACGACATTTATATTTCGCCGAGCCAGATACGGTTGTTTAATCTTAAAACCGGAGATACCGTATACGGGCAAATCCGTTCACCGAAAGAAGGCGAGCGCTTTTTTGCCTTGCTGCGTGTCGAATCGGTAAACTTTGAGGATGTCTCGGTCGCTCAAAGCCGCATCCCTTTTGATAACCTTACCCCGCTGTACCCCCGCGAGAAGCTTAATCTGGAAACGACAAGCGAGCTGTATTCAACCCGTATTATGGATTTATTCTGTCCGATCGGCAAAGGACAGCGTTCTTTGATTGTTGCGCCTCCGCGTACCGGTAAGACAATATTGATGCAGCAAATCGCGAATGCTATAACGCAGAATCATCCTGAGGTTTATCTTATCGTTTTGCTGATCGATGAGCGTCCGGAAGAGGTTACCGATATGGAGCGGACTGTTCACGGTGAGGTAATTTCATCAACCTTCGATGAGCAGGCAACACGGCACGTTCAGGTAGCAGAAATGGTACTGGAAAAGGCAAAGCGGCTGGTTGAACATAAAAAGGATGTGGTAATTCTCCTTGATTCCATCACACGTCTTGCCCGCGCTTATAACCAGACGGTGCCTACTTCCGGTAAGGTGCTTTCCGGAGGTGTCGACTCAAATGCACTGCATAAGCCTAAGCGTTTTTTCGGTGCCGCACGTAATATCGAGGAAGGCGGCAGTTTAACTATTATCGCTACGGCGCTGATAGAAACCGGCAGCCGTATGGACGAGGTTATCTTTGAGGAATTTAAGGGAACCGGTAATATGGAAATCAATTTGGATCGCCGGTTATCGGACCGCCGTATATTCCCTGCAATCAATATTAAGAAATCGGGAACACGTAAAGAAGAGCTTTTGATTAACGAAGCCGATCTACAGCGGATTTGGCTGCTGCGGAAGGTCATTAATCCGATGGATGATCTTGAAATTATGGACTTACTCCTTGACAAAATGAAGAAAAGTAAGAATAATGAAGTGTTCTTGAAATTGATGAATTCCGGAACTATGCAATAA
- a CDS encoding CinA family protein, translating into MFQQIQCIFDELKRRRLFLVTAESLTGGLIAKHITDIPGASDIFWGGWVTYSAEAKHHLLNVPAEILEHFGVVSIETAAAMAKGALTAASASSGRQGYALAVTGLAGPSGGTPQLPVGTVCIACAGNEYISFMHSEKYLFSGTRDTIREQTYQAAMQMLWQQLKEN; encoded by the coding sequence ATGTTTCAGCAAATTCAATGTATATTTGACGAACTAAAACGTAGGCGCCTTTTTCTTGTTACAGCTGAATCCTTAACCGGCGGTCTTATAGCAAAGCATATTACGGATATACCGGGCGCTTCCGATATTTTTTGGGGAGGCTGGGTAACATATTCTGCCGAGGCAAAACACCATCTGTTAAATGTCCCGGCTGAAATTTTGGAGCATTTTGGAGTGGTGAGTATTGAAACGGCAGCTGCAATGGCAAAAGGAGCATTGACTGCCGCTTCTGCTTCTTCCGGACGGCAAGGGTATGCCCTCGCAGTAACCGGATTAGCGGGGCCTTCCGGCGGGACTCCTCAACTGCCGGTAGGTACGGTATGTATCGCCTGTGCGGGTAATGAATATATCTCCTTTATGCATTCTGAAAAATATTTGTTTAGCGGTACTCGCGATACTATCCGCGAACAGACATACCAAGCTGCAATGCAAATGCTGTGGCAGCAGCTAAAAGAGAATTAG
- a CDS encoding bactofilin family protein has translation MKKIDKEKKLTVLGRETVFDGFLKFTEDLHIQGAFSGAIDAQGALLIEKGAVCKTQYIRAASIIIEGTVYGSLTAADKIEMKTGSIVHGDVHAARIKIADGVSFEGAVYMLRDNAGIDGNLFSMHPEQLKQKLRG, from the coding sequence ATGAAAAAAATCGATAAAGAAAAAAAATTAACTGTTTTAGGAAGAGAAACGGTATTTGACGGTTTTTTGAAATTTACTGAAGACCTGCATATTCAAGGAGCCTTTTCGGGTGCTATAGATGCGCAGGGGGCGTTATTGATAGAAAAAGGTGCAGTTTGCAAAACCCAATATATTAGAGCTGCCTCAATTATTATTGAAGGTACTGTTTATGGTTCTTTAACTGCTGCCGATAAAATAGAGATGAAGACCGGTAGTATCGTACATGGGGATGTCCACGCCGCACGTATTAAAATTGCAGACGGTGTTTCATTTGAAGGCGCCGTGTATATGCTGCGGGACAACGCAGGAATTGACGGGAATCTTTTTTCCATGCATCCCGAACAACTCAAGCAAAAGCTGCGCGGCTAA
- the lnt gene encoding apolipoprotein N-acyltransferase has product MQSGRKLAYWSLNVFLLLSSSALFALSQPGFLVSTGLPFLAYIIFVPLFILIRRISFRSSFLWGGIYGVLNYCIFSYWLWGFHPLAMYIVALEYFLYYMITIPLLKLADLCFPRYGFAVQWLIWIGYEYIKTLGFLGFSYGLVGYSQWQFIPFIQIASIFGVWGVSALVCFPSAWIAAGIKPYCKEPLRNWLHGFRAFAYRERVSALIWCLCMIGALIYGVSVQRDYNELPTARIALIQPNSDPWVGGLEAYRRDFNTLKKLSDQAIADNPNLALVVWPETAFIPRIDWHYRYREDRNSFELVHELLTYVDAQPVPFLIGNDDAVKAVTEEGLPDRLDYNAALLFRPHENVLPPRPDRYRKMHLVPFTEHFPYKKTFPAIYDALVANDTHFWEKGDEPAVFSVNGLEFSVPICFEDTFGYITRRFARHGAKLFVNMSNDAWAKSVACQYQHLSMSVFRAVETRLPMVRATASGQTAAISPHGNITAMLSPFVEGYICVDIPVFTEKSNTWYVMWGDVLGIVVTIAAVGLLIIGSVRAILNLGKLHEKNR; this is encoded by the coding sequence ATGCAAAGCGGTAGAAAGCTTGCCTATTGGAGCCTTAATGTCTTTCTGCTTCTAAGTTCTTCTGCGCTTTTTGCTCTTTCGCAGCCCGGCTTTTTGGTTTCAACCGGGCTGCCGTTTCTTGCCTATATTATTTTTGTTCCGCTTTTTATTTTAATCCGTAGAATTTCTTTCCGTTCGTCGTTTTTATGGGGAGGAATCTACGGGGTTCTTAATTACTGTATTTTTAGTTATTGGCTGTGGGGTTTTCATCCGCTGGCAATGTATATTGTTGCATTGGAATATTTTCTGTATTATATGATTACTATTCCCTTGCTTAAATTAGCAGATCTCTGTTTTCCCCGGTACGGTTTTGCCGTGCAATGGCTGATCTGGATCGGATACGAGTATATTAAGACGCTCGGTTTCCTCGGCTTTTCGTATGGATTGGTCGGTTATTCGCAATGGCAGTTTATACCATTCATTCAAATTGCATCGATTTTCGGTGTGTGGGGAGTTTCGGCATTGGTTTGCTTCCCTTCTGCATGGATAGCTGCCGGAATAAAACCTTATTGCAAGGAGCCTCTGCGGAACTGGCTGCACGGCTTCCGCGCCTTTGCATATCGGGAGCGTGTTTCCGCGTTAATCTGGTGTCTTTGTATGATTGGTGCGCTGATTTACGGTGTGTCAGTTCAGAGGGATTATAACGAGCTGCCGACTGCCCGTATTGCGCTTATTCAGCCGAACTCCGATCCGTGGGTAGGAGGACTGGAAGCATATAGAAGGGATTTTAACACACTGAAAAAACTATCGGATCAAGCAATTGCCGATAATCCCAATCTTGCGCTTGTCGTATGGCCGGAGACAGCTTTTATACCCCGTATCGATTGGCATTATCGGTACCGTGAAGATAGAAACAGCTTTGAGCTTGTACACGAACTTCTAACCTATGTGGATGCGCAGCCGGTGCCGTTTTTAATTGGAAATGATGATGCCGTCAAAGCGGTAACTGAAGAGGGGTTACCGGATAGGCTCGATTATAATGCTGCTTTACTTTTTCGTCCCCACGAAAACGTATTGCCGCCTCGTCCCGATCGGTATCGAAAGATGCATTTGGTGCCTTTTACCGAACATTTCCCGTATAAAAAAACTTTTCCCGCTATCTATGATGCATTGGTTGCAAATGATACTCATTTTTGGGAAAAAGGAGATGAGCCGGCGGTTTTTTCCGTGAACGGTTTGGAGTTTTCCGTTCCGATTTGCTTTGAAGATACATTCGGCTATATTACGAGGCGTTTTGCGCGTCACGGAGCAAAATTATTTGTTAATATGTCGAATGATGCATGGGCAAAGAGCGTTGCGTGTCAATATCAGCATTTAAGCATGAGCGTATTTCGGGCGGTTGAAACCCGTTTACCGATGGTGCGGGCAACAGCCTCGGGGCAAACGGCTGCAATTAGCCCTCATGGGAATATTACTGCGATGCTTTCGCCGTTTGTCGAAGGGTATATATGTGTCGATATTCCGGTGTTTACCGAAAAATCCAATACATGGTATGTTATGTGGGGTGATGTGTTGGGGATTGTCGTGACGATAGCAGCCGTAGGCCTCTTGATTATCGGCTCGGTACGGGCTATACTAAATTTAGGAAAACTGCATGAAAAAAATCGATAA
- a CDS encoding HU family DNA-binding protein, which translates to MSKHKQINKQTKTSIVDAIYKKSDHMLKDIHSVSDLFFAEMFQALERGETIEIRGFGTFSVQFRKGRKGMRNPKTGELVDTADHSVVVFRPGKILSAAVRPLVEEDAPDAKR; encoded by the coding sequence ATGAGTAAACATAAGCAGATAAATAAACAAACAAAAACAAGTATTGTCGATGCAATTTACAAAAAATCGGATCACATGCTAAAGGATATTCATTCCGTTAGCGATTTATTCTTTGCAGAGATGTTTCAAGCTCTGGAAAGAGGCGAAACAATAGAAATACGCGGTTTCGGTACATTTTCAGTACAGTTCCGCAAAGGACGAAAAGGTATGCGGAATCCTAAAACGGGCGAATTGGTTGACACTGCAGACCATTCCGTGGTCGTATTCCGGCCGGGAAAAATATTGAGCGCTGCTGTTCGTCCGCTTGTGGAGGAGGACGCTCCGGATGCAAAGCGGTAG
- the rpsT gene encoding 30S ribosomal protein S20 produces the protein MANNASAIKRHKQSEVRRIHNKSVKSAARTCAKKYTLAVVEKNAESAMTLLKELAHQLDSAARKGIITKNAAARKKSRMQKLYNVTFLQK, from the coding sequence ATGGCAAATAATGCATCTGCTATAAAACGGCATAAACAAAGCGAAGTTCGCCGTATTCATAATAAATCGGTGAAATCGGCAGCGCGAACCTGTGCTAAAAAATATACGCTTGCTGTTGTTGAAAAAAATGCCGAATCGGCTATGACTTTATTGAAAGAACTTGCGCATCAGCTTGATAGCGCTGCTCGAAAGGGAATTATTACAAAAAATGCTGCTGCACGAAAGAAGTCCCGTATGCAAAAGTTGTATAATGTAACTTTTTTACAAAAATAG
- a CDS encoding RelA/SpoT domain-containing protein yields MSVDTVWIPDKNQLKKQYNEYHAHFTVLLKRLEDHLRSIVKVSALPAYKTRVKSFDSYYAKLLKFPPADPAIKFPVVTDLIGIRIVCPFLQNLGEVEDLLVKNFTVREVERKGAGRTFREFGYESTHILADIPESFKVGLLLPENLIFEVQIRTILQDAWAEVEHELIYKFEFSPFDFPLKRKFASINASLSLADILFQEIRDAQNSLNTELDKRREQFYLRADEFTNGLLGDSAEAEEKTAMESANNSVLETIDSMIFHAIRAHNCGDFATAETLYTKILDQKPNALVASIVYKHRGMAFFAQGAYERAYKDFSASLNENPKNFRSYYYAGIVLMMMDKNPDAIAMFTKSLEINGYQAHVYFRRALAYFQENQLILALHDLDNAVALGLSAEEEKKLRAAIAKKIDMV; encoded by the coding sequence ATGTCAGTCGATACCGTATGGATACCAGATAAAAATCAATTAAAAAAACAGTATAATGAATATCATGCGCATTTTACCGTCTTATTAAAGCGTCTTGAAGACCATTTGCGATCAATTGTTAAGGTATCGGCGCTGCCCGCGTATAAAACACGGGTAAAAAGTTTTGACAGCTATTATGCAAAGTTATTAAAATTTCCCCCGGCAGATCCTGCAATTAAATTTCCGGTTGTTACCGATTTAATCGGTATTCGGATTGTATGCCCTTTTTTGCAAAACCTTGGTGAAGTGGAAGACCTTTTGGTAAAAAATTTTACCGTTAGAGAAGTAGAACGGAAGGGGGCAGGTCGTACGTTTCGGGAATTCGGCTATGAATCTACCCATATTTTAGCCGATATCCCCGAGAGCTTTAAGGTCGGTCTATTGCTGCCGGAAAATCTGATATTTGAAGTCCAAATTAGAACGATTTTACAGGATGCATGGGCGGAAGTTGAGCATGAACTGATTTATAAATTTGAATTTTCCCCTTTTGATTTTCCGCTTAAACGGAAGTTTGCTTCCATCAATGCAAGCCTCAGCCTTGCCGATATTCTGTTTCAAGAAATTAGAGATGCTCAAAACAGTTTGAATACTGAATTGGATAAACGGCGTGAACAGTTTTATTTGCGTGCCGATGAGTTTACAAACGGACTGCTCGGCGATTCTGCAGAGGCTGAAGAAAAAACTGCTATGGAATCGGCAAATAATTCGGTTTTGGAAACAATCGATAGTATGATTTTCCATGCTATCAGGGCTCATAATTGCGGTGATTTTGCAACGGCGGAGACTCTGTATACTAAGATATTAGACCAAAAACCGAACGCATTAGTGGCTTCTATTGTTTATAAACATCGCGGTATGGCTTTTTTTGCTCAAGGAGCTTATGAAAGGGCATATAAAGATTTTTCTGCAAGCCTTAATGAAAATCCTAAAAATTTCCGCTCGTATTACTATGCCGGTATTGTATTGATGATGATGGATAAAAATCCTGATGCAATCGCTATGTTTACCAAGTCGCTTGAAATAAACGGGTATCAAGCGCATGTTTATTTTAGGCGTGCGTTGGCTTATTTCCAAGAAAATCAGCTTATCTTGGCCTTACATGATCTTGATAATGCTGTTGCTCTTGGCCTTTCTGCCGAAGAAGAAAAGAAATTACGGGCAGCTATTGCAAAAAAGATTGATATGGTTTAA